The following are from one region of the Cloacibacterium normanense genome:
- a CDS encoding tetratricopeptide repeat protein, whose product MNQRNKILLLSAISLSGLSMAQQSQFFADKEQYRFNLAENLYQNKIYAASQYEFSRQYFFNQNLENSKKETARFFSNVIGVILAQNHAEDGLDAFIKDYPKSALFAQANLPLADYYLAKKDFPKALETLQKVNQYQLDKQENTQYILKLGYAKFMTGDSNGAIDALEEAYKNAEEKGDIAYMLGHLYYANQQNEKAFQFFDEIKNNEKYAKLVKPYYVQLYFNEKDYEKAIVEGNDLLQEDISSAYKAEVHKIIGESYFMQKQYAEAYPHLKAYLQTQQNPSESDLYEMGFVAANLQKFDEAISYYNQLVNSNSAFSQNAYYQLGNAYLEVGKKQEALAAFRSAKEMTYDKNVSKLAHEQYAKLSYDIGNPFESPQIAIKSYLEKYGYSKELEQLLVKSYLYSGDYKGTIKAIEELTGVDSQTEKIYQEVLFLYGTELFNKGELDAAEQNFKKSLKYNLNKTFNLRAQYWLAQTYYQKGDYATAIYGFEKLDRNEEEFPEKRQLSYDLGYAYFKSKNFPKAKEYFKEYLKNPKPEFKSDAELRLADTYYAGNELNEAIAIYNKTEGANDYTQFQKAMAIGFKGDTEAKIVELKKLISNYKNSEYQDDAYYELGTSYASIDQFQNSSDAFSQVIKLSTDKDLVANAEIYRAQNFEDLNQPEKALAELKSLGNKYKNTAYAEKIVAAAKPIYLKNGDASGYEYFAKNMGVNIAQTDLDEINLSLAQQQFAKKEYAKAIPNYEKFLTQNPTGEKFYQAQYELGESYYQTKNFTKAKLVLGEIANAQNDYQEDAQVRIAQILLSENNSSEAKIYLENLANSSNVTIKNFASIELMKIYAEEKNFSQAEKFANEVLKYSKNSAAVLEQAKVIKARSLMNQGKDKDAQTAYAALEKSANTEVAAEALYAKAFYQNKGKAFKSSNETIFKLANNYASEEFWGAKALVLMARNYLALKDNYQASYTCDQIIENYQDFPEIVSEAREVKAMIK is encoded by the coding sequence ATGAATCAAAGAAATAAAATTTTATTGCTATCGGCCATTTCATTATCTGGTCTTTCGATGGCTCAACAATCACAATTTTTCGCAGACAAAGAACAATATCGTTTTAACCTTGCCGAAAATCTTTATCAAAATAAAATCTACGCTGCTTCACAATACGAATTTTCTAGACAGTATTTTTTTAATCAAAATTTAGAAAATTCTAAGAAAGAAACTGCCCGTTTTTTCAGCAATGTTATCGGTGTAATTTTAGCTCAAAATCATGCAGAAGACGGTTTAGATGCTTTTATCAAAGATTATCCTAAATCTGCACTTTTTGCTCAGGCGAATTTGCCTTTAGCGGATTATTATTTGGCTAAAAAGGATTTTCCTAAGGCTTTAGAAACGCTTCAAAAAGTCAATCAATATCAATTAGATAAACAGGAAAACACACAGTATATCTTGAAATTGGGATATGCCAAATTCATGACGGGCGATTCTAATGGTGCAATTGATGCATTGGAAGAAGCGTATAAAAATGCCGAAGAAAAAGGTGATATTGCGTATATGCTGGGACATTTATACTATGCGAACCAACAAAACGAAAAGGCTTTTCAGTTTTTCGATGAAATTAAAAATAATGAAAAGTACGCCAAGTTGGTAAAACCGTATTATGTACAGTTGTATTTTAATGAAAAGGACTATGAAAAAGCCATTGTAGAAGGAAATGATTTGCTCCAAGAAGATATTTCTTCAGCTTATAAAGCAGAAGTTCACAAAATTATCGGCGAAAGTTATTTCATGCAAAAGCAATATGCAGAAGCGTATCCTCATTTAAAAGCGTATTTGCAAACCCAACAAAACCCTTCGGAAAGTGATTTGTATGAAATGGGATTTGTAGCGGCAAATCTTCAAAAATTTGATGAGGCGATTTCATATTACAATCAGTTGGTGAATTCTAATTCTGCGTTTTCCCAAAATGCTTATTATCAATTAGGTAACGCCTATTTAGAAGTTGGGAAAAAGCAAGAAGCTTTGGCTGCATTTCGTTCTGCGAAGGAAATGACTTATGATAAAAATGTCTCGAAATTAGCTCACGAACAATACGCCAAATTGAGTTATGACATCGGGAATCCGTTTGAAAGTCCGCAAATTGCTATTAAATCTTACCTCGAAAAATATGGTTATTCTAAAGAATTAGAGCAACTTTTGGTGAAATCTTATTTGTATTCTGGAGATTACAAAGGCACCATAAAAGCCATCGAAGAATTGACTGGAGTTGATTCTCAAACGGAAAAAATCTACCAAGAAGTGCTGTTTTTATACGGAACAGAACTCTTTAACAAAGGCGAACTAGACGCTGCAGAACAGAATTTCAAGAAAAGTTTAAAATACAATCTTAATAAAACCTTCAACTTAAGAGCGCAATATTGGTTGGCGCAGACTTATTATCAAAAAGGAGATTACGCCACTGCAATTTATGGTTTTGAAAAGTTGGATAGAAATGAAGAGGAGTTTCCAGAAAAGCGACAATTGAGCTATGATTTGGGTTATGCTTACTTCAAATCTAAAAATTTTCCAAAAGCTAAAGAATATTTCAAAGAATATCTGAAAAATCCCAAACCAGAGTTTAAATCTGATGCAGAATTGCGTTTAGCAGATACTTATTACGCAGGAAATGAACTGAATGAAGCGATTGCAATTTACAATAAAACAGAAGGTGCCAATGATTACACGCAGTTCCAAAAAGCAATGGCTATTGGTTTTAAAGGTGATACAGAAGCTAAAATCGTTGAATTAAAGAAATTGATTTCCAATTATAAAAACTCTGAATATCAAGATGATGCGTATTATGAATTGGGAACTTCTTATGCTTCGATTGATCAGTTTCAAAATTCTAGTGATGCGTTTTCTCAAGTGATAAAATTGAGCACTGATAAAGATTTGGTTGCCAATGCAGAAATCTACAGAGCGCAGAATTTCGAAGACTTAAACCAACCAGAAAAAGCTTTAGCTGAGTTGAAATCTCTCGGAAATAAATATAAAAATACAGCTTATGCAGAAAAAATTGTTGCCGCAGCAAAACCGATTTATTTGAAAAACGGAGACGCTTCTGGTTACGAATATTTTGCAAAAAACATGGGCGTAAATATTGCTCAAACTGATTTAGACGAAATCAATCTTTCTTTGGCTCAACAACAATTTGCGAAGAAAGAATACGCGAAAGCTATTCCGAATTACGAGAAGTTTTTAACCCAAAATCCAACGGGCGAAAAGTTCTATCAAGCACAATATGAATTGGGCGAAAGTTATTATCAAACCAAGAATTTTACGAAAGCCAAATTGGTTTTAGGGGAAATTGCCAATGCTCAAAATGATTACCAGGAAGATGCTCAAGTAAGAATTGCTCAGATTTTATTGAGTGAAAACAACAGTTCTGAAGCGAAAATTTATTTGGAAAATCTCGCCAACTCATCGAATGTGACGATTAAAAATTTCGCGAGTATAGAATTGATGAAGATTTATGCAGAAGAAAAGAATTTTTCACAAGCAGAAAAATTTGCGAATGAAGTCCTGAAATATTCCAAAAATTCAGCAGCAGTTTTAGAACAGGCGAAGGTTATTAAAGCCAGAAGTTTGATGAATCAAGGCAAAGATAAAGACGCACAAACTGCTTATGCTGCGTTAGAAAAATCTGCAAATACAGAAGTTGCAGCAGAAGCACTTTATGCAAAAGCGTTTTATCAAAATAAAGGAAAGGCTTTCAAATCTTCCAATGAAACCATCTTTAAACTAGCGAATAATTATGCTTCAGAAGAATTTTGGGGTGCAAAAGCTTTGGTGTTGATGGCAAGAAATTATTTGGCGCTGAAAGACAACTATCAAGCAAGTTATACTTGTGATCAAATCATAGAAAACTATCAAGATTTCCCAGAAATTGTTTCAGAAGCTAGGGAAGTGAAAGCGATGATTAAGTAA
- a CDS encoding TonB-dependent receptor, translating into MNKNIKILSLVLVGISQFSLAQIKEERLILDRKREPEVKKIEKKKTSVETEKNYPPKEKEQEPVEYKITNVPMVSDFKTSTIEGEDISPKFNTDSQRNYFQAGYGNYSKFLADGNISHQLDKNTEVGIDVHGITTNGLEKEYDWSSKQSDFNVAAFITSNTEKGKANISADFGNHNYNYYGIYTLKPAADIDLKQSYNELKINGYYDFFKNNWINDIRFKSSMLVDHFDAKETSGEGQINFSKYDLPLFSAQDMKINADLGVKLSTQTSTFELLNKNESQFLLFAMTPKLSFYKGNSYLAIGSDFSFINGKNADKNTPEAKANNFRWFPFAEVLYEATEQYKFYAGIDGGVKMNSYSSLLQENPFLVSDVVLKPTETKYHFYLGLKGDVEQTFKYDVNAGFSELRNAQFFKANDLFDYVNTLNRSAYNFANTFSAIYDDGTLSEVKGSVQYFPLQNLVLDAELHFMKFKLDHLNEVYYKPVVQTTIGAKYSLLDRKLNLGFKGIFVSERSTNSFSVVTTFPEFSIQEKTKESLPSYLDVNLNADYKINKNFTVFIMGNNLLNKKYEHYLGYKVLGAQVLGGLRIAF; encoded by the coding sequence ATGAACAAAAACATAAAAATATTATCTCTCGTTTTGGTAGGAATTTCTCAGTTTTCTTTGGCTCAAATCAAAGAAGAAAGATTGATTCTCGACAGAAAACGTGAACCTGAAGTGAAGAAAATCGAAAAGAAAAAAACTTCGGTAGAAACAGAGAAAAATTATCCTCCGAAAGAAAAAGAGCAGGAACCTGTGGAATATAAAATTACCAATGTTCCGATGGTTTCAGATTTTAAAACATCTACGATTGAAGGAGAAGATATTTCCCCGAAATTCAATACAGACAGTCAGAGAAACTATTTTCAGGCAGGGTATGGCAATTATTCTAAATTTCTGGCAGACGGAAATATTTCTCATCAGTTAGACAAAAATACAGAAGTGGGAATAGACGTTCACGGAATCACTACGAATGGTTTAGAAAAAGAATACGATTGGAGTTCTAAGCAAAGTGATTTTAATGTGGCAGCGTTCATTACCTCGAATACAGAAAAAGGAAAAGCCAATATTTCCGCAGATTTTGGAAACCATAACTACAATTATTATGGTATTTACACCTTGAAACCAGCTGCGGATATTGATTTAAAGCAAAGTTACAATGAATTGAAAATCAATGGTTATTATGATTTTTTCAAAAACAATTGGATAAATGACATCCGATTTAAATCGTCTATGTTGGTAGACCATTTCGATGCGAAAGAAACTTCTGGTGAAGGTCAAATCAACTTTTCGAAATATGATTTGCCTCTTTTTTCGGCGCAAGACATGAAAATTAATGCAGATTTGGGCGTGAAATTATCGACTCAAACATCAACTTTTGAATTGCTGAACAAAAATGAATCCCAATTTTTGCTTTTTGCCATGACTCCGAAACTGTCTTTCTACAAAGGAAATTCTTATTTGGCAATTGGTTCAGATTTTTCTTTCATCAACGGAAAAAATGCGGATAAAAACACACCAGAAGCTAAAGCCAACAATTTCAGATGGTTTCCTTTTGCAGAAGTATTGTATGAAGCTACTGAACAATATAAATTTTACGCAGGAATAGATGGTGGTGTAAAAATGAATTCTTATTCGAGTTTATTGCAAGAAAATCCGTTTTTGGTATCAGATGTTGTGCTGAAACCTACAGAAACCAAATATCACTTCTATCTTGGTTTAAAAGGAGATGTAGAACAAACCTTTAAATATGATGTAAATGCGGGGTTCAGCGAACTTAGAAATGCGCAATTTTTCAAAGCGAATGATTTATTTGACTATGTAAACACGCTTAATCGTTCTGCTTATAATTTTGCGAATACTTTTTCAGCGATTTATGATGACGGAACATTGAGCGAGGTGAAAGGAAGTGTACAATATTTCCCGTTGCAAAATTTGGTTTTAGATGCAGAACTTCACTTCATGAAATTTAAATTAGACCATCTCAATGAGGTGTATTATAAACCAGTGGTTCAAACTACAATTGGCGCGAAATATTCATTGTTGGACAGAAAGTTAAATCTAGGTTTCAAAGGGATTTTTGTGTCAGAAAGGTCTACTAATTCTTTCAGTGTAGTGACTACATTTCCTGAGTTTTCAATTCAAGAAAAAACCAAAGAATCTTTGCCTTCTTATTTAGATGTAAACCTGAATGCTGATTATAAAATCAATAAAAACTTCACCGTTTTTATAATGGGAAACAACTTGTTGAATAAAAAATACGAACACTATTTAGGTTACAAAGTTCTTGGAGCACAAGTTTTGGGCGGTTTAAGGATTGCTTTTTAA
- a CDS encoding YdcH family protein, which produces MENHTLTHEFPEYVQKIAELKASDEKFLKMYVNYEEVNALISHYEEGEQNHTTDEHLTDLRKKRVHLKDDIYNYLHQN; this is translated from the coding sequence ATGGAAAATCATACATTAACTCACGAATTCCCAGAATATGTTCAAAAAATCGCAGAGCTGAAAGCTTCAGATGAAAAATTCTTAAAAATGTATGTGAACTACGAAGAAGTGAATGCACTGATTTCTCACTACGAAGAAGGCGAACAAAATCACACCACTGATGAGCATCTTACAGATTTAAGAAAGAAAAGAGTTCATCTGAAAGACGATATTTATAATTATTTACATCAGAATTAA
- a CDS encoding Tex family protein, translating into MTVEKYIQERLPIPSKSIENTLQLLAEDCTIPFIARYRKDKTGNLDEVAIENIFKLNKSFDEIVKRKESILKSIEEQNALTPELQQKINQSFDLQELEDLYLPYKKRKKTKADAAREKGLEPLAKIIMSQKSDDVAYLASKYLNKDVADEDEALQGARDIIAEWLNENLYIRKNLRRLFQRKAVISAKVVPKFRDKKDEEDAQKFSQYFDWQEPLNRTPSHRLLAMLRAENEGFVKVSVSVEKEEALEILENAVIKSQNECAQQIALAIADAYKRLLEPAISNETLQEAKEKADQKAIDVFAENLQQLLLAAPLGEKRILAIDPGYRTGCKVVCLDEKGDILHNETIFPHAPQNETGMAMKKIKSLVNSCNIEAISIGNGTASRETEQFIKKIGFDRDLQVFVVSEAGASVYSASKIAREEFPNYDVTVRGAVSIGRRLSDPIAELVKIDPKSIGVGQYQHDVDQTKLKEKLDNTVIFCVNSVGINLNTASKSLLSYVSGIGEKMAENIVNYRAENGAFTSRKDLKKVPRLGEKAYQQAAAFVRIKNAKNPLDNSAVHPEAYKIVEQMAKDLGLKTEELIANKEKIDQINPEKYITEDIGILGIKDILKELLKPGLDPRKSAKVFEFDRNVKTIKDLHIGMILPGIVNNITAFGCFVDLGIKESGLVHISQLKDGFVSDVNEVVKLHQHVQVKVLEIDEARKRIQLTMIL; encoded by the coding sequence ATGACCGTAGAGAAATACATTCAGGAACGTTTACCCATTCCTAGCAAAAGCATAGAAAACACGCTTCAGTTACTTGCTGAAGACTGTACCATTCCATTCATCGCCCGATACCGAAAAGACAAAACAGGCAATCTGGATGAAGTAGCCATCGAAAACATTTTTAAACTCAATAAAAGTTTTGATGAAATTGTAAAACGTAAAGAAAGCATCTTAAAATCAATAGAAGAACAAAATGCTTTAACGCCAGAACTTCAACAGAAAATCAATCAAAGCTTTGACTTACAGGAATTGGAAGACCTTTATCTTCCTTATAAAAAACGCAAGAAAACCAAAGCTGATGCTGCAAGAGAAAAAGGATTAGAGCCTTTGGCAAAAATCATTATGTCTCAAAAATCGGATGATGTAGCATATCTCGCTTCCAAATATTTGAACAAAGATGTTGCCGATGAAGACGAAGCATTGCAAGGTGCAAGAGATATTATTGCAGAATGGCTCAATGAAAACCTTTACATCCGTAAAAATCTGAGAAGACTCTTCCAAAGAAAAGCGGTGATTTCTGCCAAAGTCGTCCCGAAGTTTCGGGACAAAAAAGATGAAGAAGACGCACAGAAATTCTCTCAATATTTTGATTGGCAAGAACCTTTGAACAGAACACCTTCTCACCGATTGCTAGCGATGCTAAGAGCTGAAAACGAAGGTTTTGTAAAAGTTTCGGTTTCAGTAGAAAAGGAAGAAGCCTTAGAAATCTTGGAAAATGCTGTGATTAAAAGCCAAAACGAGTGCGCCCAACAAATAGCATTGGCGATTGCAGACGCTTACAAAAGATTGTTGGAACCTGCCATTTCCAATGAAACTTTGCAGGAAGCCAAAGAAAAAGCCGACCAAAAAGCGATTGACGTTTTTGCAGAAAATCTTCAACAATTATTATTGGCTGCTCCGCTTGGTGAAAAACGAATTTTGGCGATTGACCCAGGTTACAGAACAGGCTGTAAAGTGGTTTGTTTGGATGAAAAAGGCGATATTTTACACAACGAAACCATTTTTCCTCATGCTCCACAAAACGAAACGGGAATGGCGATGAAAAAGATAAAATCTTTGGTCAATTCTTGCAATATTGAAGCGATTTCCATAGGAAACGGAACGGCAAGTAGAGAAACGGAACAGTTTATCAAGAAAATTGGTTTTGACAGAGATTTGCAGGTTTTTGTGGTTTCTGAAGCAGGCGCTTCTGTGTATTCTGCGAGTAAAATTGCCAGAGAAGAATTCCCGAATTATGATGTGACGGTTCGTGGTGCGGTTTCTATTGGCAGAAGACTTTCTGATCCTATAGCAGAACTCGTAAAAATAGACCCAAAATCAATTGGAGTTGGACAATATCAACATGATGTAGATCAAACTAAACTCAAGGAAAAACTAGACAATACCGTGATTTTTTGTGTAAACTCTGTGGGAATCAACCTGAATACCGCAAGTAAATCTCTCCTATCCTACGTTTCAGGAATTGGCGAAAAAATGGCAGAAAACATTGTGAATTACAGAGCAGAAAATGGCGCTTTCACGTCCAGAAAAGATTTGAAAAAAGTACCAAGGTTAGGTGAAAAAGCTTATCAACAAGCGGCAGCTTTTGTAAGGATTAAAAATGCTAAAAATCCTTTGGATAATTCGGCAGTTCATCCTGAAGCTTATAAAATTGTAGAACAAATGGCGAAAGATTTGGGTTTAAAAACTGAAGAATTGATTGCCAATAAAGAGAAAATTGACCAAATTAATCCAGAAAAATATATTACCGAAGATATTGGAATTTTAGGAATTAAAGATATTTTGAAAGAACTCTTAAAACCCGGATTAGATCCTAGAAAATCTGCTAAAGTCTTCGAGTTTGACCGAAATGTAAAAACCATCAAAGATTTGCATATCGGAATGATTTTACCCGGAATTGTGAATAATATCACCGCTTTTGGTTGTTTCGTAGATTTAGGGATTAAAGAAAGTGGTTTGGTGCATATTTCTCAACTGAAAGACGGTTTTGTATCTGATGTAAATGAAGTGGTGAAATTGCATCAGCACGTTCAGGTAAAAGTTCTGGAAATAGACGAAGCAAGAAAGAGGATACAGTTGACGATGATTTTGTAA